The proteins below come from a single Trichocoleus sp. genomic window:
- the lepA gene encoding translation elongation factor 4 — protein sequence MTDVPVSRIRNFSIIAHIDHGKSTLADRLLQATGTVSNREMKEQFLDNMDLERERGITIKLQAARMNYTAKDGQQYVLNLIDTPGHVDFSYEVSRSLIACEGALLIVDASQGVEAQTLANVYLALENDLEIIPVLNKIDLPGAEPERVKGEIEEIIGLDCSGAILASAKEGIGIDEILESIVYLVPPPQDTVDQPLRALIFDSYYDSYRGVIVYFRVMDGKVRKGDKIRLMASGKECQIDELGVLSPTQIQVDELHAGEVGYIAASIKAVADARVGDTITLANAPASEPLPGYAEAKPMVFCGLFPTDADQYGDLREALEKLRLNDAALSYEPETSSAMGFGFRCGFLGLLHMEIVQERLEREYNLDLITTAPSVIYRVTKIDGEVVFIDNPSLLPDPQYREKMEEPYVRVDMITPEEYVGALMELSQSRRGEFKDMKYLTQGRTTLIYEIPLAEVVTDFFDQMKSRSRGYASMEYQFIGYRENYLVKLDVMINGDKVDPLATIVHRDKAYYVGKALVEKLKELIPRHQFKIPIQASIGSRIIASEHIPALRKDVLAKCYGGDISRKKKLLQKQAKGKKRLKAIGTVDVPQEAFMAVLKLS from the coding sequence ATGACCGACGTACCTGTTTCTCGCATTCGGAATTTCTCGATTATTGCTCACATTGATCACGGGAAATCTACCCTGGCAGATCGGCTGCTCCAGGCAACGGGAACCGTTAGCAATCGGGAGATGAAAGAGCAATTCCTTGACAATATGGACCTGGAGCGAGAGCGCGGCATTACTATCAAGCTCCAGGCAGCTCGTATGAATTACACTGCCAAAGATGGGCAGCAGTACGTCTTGAACCTGATCGACACGCCGGGACACGTCGATTTCTCCTACGAAGTTTCTCGATCGCTGATTGCCTGTGAAGGCGCACTCTTGATCGTAGACGCTTCTCAGGGCGTAGAGGCGCAAACGTTGGCAAATGTTTATCTGGCACTAGAGAATGATCTAGAAATCATTCCAGTGCTTAACAAAATCGACTTGCCGGGAGCAGAGCCGGAGCGCGTCAAGGGCGAAATTGAAGAAATTATTGGACTTGATTGCAGTGGTGCGATTTTGGCTTCTGCAAAAGAAGGGATTGGAATTGATGAGATTCTAGAGTCGATCGTCTACCTGGTGCCGCCACCTCAAGACACCGTAGATCAGCCCCTACGAGCACTCATTTTTGACAGCTACTATGACTCATACCGGGGCGTCATTGTCTATTTCCGAGTCATGGATGGCAAAGTTCGCAAAGGTGACAAAATCCGCCTCATGGCATCGGGCAAAGAATGTCAAATCGATGAACTCGGCGTGCTGTCACCCACGCAGATCCAGGTTGATGAACTCCATGCCGGAGAAGTAGGCTACATTGCTGCCTCAATTAAAGCCGTGGCGGATGCGCGAGTCGGTGACACGATTACGCTGGCAAATGCGCCCGCCTCAGAACCTCTGCCTGGATATGCTGAAGCCAAACCGATGGTGTTTTGTGGTCTTTTTCCCACTGATGCCGACCAATATGGCGATCTGCGCGAAGCCCTCGAAAAACTGCGCCTTAATGATGCTGCCCTCAGCTATGAACCAGAGACATCGAGTGCAATGGGATTTGGCTTCCGCTGTGGCTTCTTAGGCTTGCTGCACATGGAAATTGTGCAAGAGCGGCTGGAGCGTGAATATAACCTTGACCTGATTACAACCGCGCCTTCCGTAATCTATCGCGTCACGAAAATTGATGGAGAAGTCGTCTTTATTGACAACCCCAGCCTGCTGCCCGATCCGCAGTACCGCGAGAAGATGGAAGAACCCTACGTGCGAGTCGATATGATTACGCCGGAAGAATATGTAGGGGCGCTGATGGAATTGAGCCAGAGTCGGCGCGGTGAATTCAAGGACATGAAGTACCTGACGCAAGGACGCACCACTTTGATCTACGAAATTCCGCTGGCTGAAGTCGTAACTGACTTCTTCGACCAGATGAAATCTCGATCGCGCGGCTATGCCAGCATGGAATATCAATTTATTGGCTACCGCGAAAACTATCTGGTGAAGCTAGATGTGATGATCAATGGCGACAAGGTTGATCCCCTGGCGACGATCGTTCACCGCGACAAAGCCTATTATGTGGGCAAAGCGTTGGTCGAAAAGCTGAAAGAGTTGATTCCACGTCACCAGTTCAAAATCCCCATTCAAGCCTCGATCGGCAGCCGGATCATTGCCAGCGAACATATTCCAGCTTTGCGGAAAGACGTGTTAGCAAAGTGCTATGGCGGTGACATTAGCCGGAAGAAGAAACTGTTGCAAAAGCAAGCCAAGGGTAAGAAACGTCTGAAGGCGATCGGGACTGTAGATGTGCCCCAGGAGGCATTTATGGCAGTGTTGAAGCTTTCTTAA